In Sphingobacterium thalpophilum, a genomic segment contains:
- a CDS encoding CDP-alcohol phosphatidyltransferase family protein: MQKEQVNVIEEDNLSAFEQSLKSNDTEERIDIWFYRPIGYRIAQVCAKIGITPNAVTIISIFFGVAAGILFYYPALWINVIGMLLLVFANSLDSADGQLARMTDNKSRFGRILDGFAGDFWFASIHIAICLRSINEGWPQWLWVFCVLAGVSHMLQSAMADYYRNVHLYFIKGKAGSELDNTRDLKVDYDALSWRKNFFSKFVLNGYMGYTRNQEKLSPKLQKLLRLVKSRYKDELPKQLMVDFRTQNKPLMKYTNIVQFNTRVIFLFVWLFIGQPWIYFFFDMFVLNPILIYMCNRQEKVSGYFVDKLTNDPTYG, from the coding sequence ATGCAGAAAGAACAAGTTAATGTAATCGAAGAAGATAATTTGAGTGCATTCGAACAATCTTTAAAATCTAATGATACTGAGGAACGAATTGATATTTGGTTTTATCGACCCATAGGTTATCGCATTGCGCAAGTCTGTGCAAAAATTGGTATTACACCCAACGCTGTAACCATTATTAGTATTTTCTTTGGCGTTGCGGCGGGTATTTTATTCTATTACCCGGCGTTATGGATTAATGTGATCGGCATGCTTTTATTGGTTTTTGCCAATTCTCTAGATAGTGCCGATGGACAGCTGGCCAGAATGACGGACAATAAAAGTCGCTTTGGTCGTATCTTGGATGGTTTTGCTGGCGATTTTTGGTTTGCTTCTATTCATATTGCGATCTGTTTACGCAGTATTAACGAGGGGTGGCCACAATGGCTATGGGTATTTTGTGTGCTTGCAGGTGTATCGCATATGCTTCAGTCAGCAATGGCTGATTATTATCGTAACGTGCATTTGTATTTTATAAAAGGTAAAGCTGGAAGTGAGCTGGACAATACACGTGATTTGAAAGTTGACTACGATGCCTTGTCCTGGCGCAAGAATTTTTTCAGCAAATTTGTGTTAAATGGCTATATGGGCTATACACGAAACCAGGAAAAGCTTTCGCCAAAACTGCAAAAGCTACTGCGCCTAGTGAAAAGTCGCTATAAAGACGAATTGCCAAAACAATTAATGGTCGACTTTAGAACTCAAAATAAACCATTGATGAAGTATACAAATATTGTACAGTTCAATACAAGGGTGATTTTCCTATTTGTTTGGTTGTTTATCGGCCAACCTTGGATTTACTTTTTCTTTGACATGTTTGTCCTAAATCCGATATTGATCTATATGTGTAACCGACAAGAAAAGGTAAGTGGCTATTTTGTTGATAAATTAACAAATGATCCAACCTATGGGTAG